The DNA window GGGGGACAAAGAGATGAGTATGgagagaaagactgaaaaagagaTGGGGGACTGAGAAAAAAGAGACGGAAAGACTGAGTGTGGGAACAACTGAGGGGTACTGAAGATATGCTGAGGGGCAGAAAGAAAAGACTGAGAATAAGTGGGCAACTGGGGTTCCAGAGGAGGTGCTGAGGTGGGGAGAGACAGAGGTTGAAGGACAATAAGGCATGCAAAGGAGGAATCTGAGATAAAGAGAAGGTAGACCGAAGAGCGGAgaggaggagactgagacagCGAGGGCTACTGAGAGCTGAGGGAAGAACAGACtgagaggcccagagagaagaaACTGGGAGTTCCGATGCTGCATCAGCAGCCTCTGTGTACAGACTCTGGCGTCCCTGCCCCGCTTTAGCAGTTCCTACAGACGCTTGACCTgccaggaaaggaaagaaacctGAGCCTCTGCTGAAAGGTGATGGATTTAAGGCCCGGCTGCTGAGGATAAGATAAAGGTCCTCCTGGGGGAGAACAGAGTCCCGAACACCATGGCCGTCTGGCTTGCCCAGTGGCTGGGCCCTCTGCTCTTGGTTTCCCTCTGGGGACTCTTGGCTCCAGGTAAGAGGAGGCTGAGGGTCAAGCAGGGCATCCTAAGGGGGCCAGCCTGACTTCCTTCCCTCCATGTCCCACAGCCTCCCTTCTTAGGCGCCTGGGTGAGCACATTCAGCAGTTTCAGGAGAGCTCTGCCCAGGGCCTGGGCCTGAGCCTGGGGCCAGGTGCTGCAGCCCTCCCAAAAGTGGGGTGGCTGGAGCAACTGCTGGACCCCTTCAACGTGTCCGACAGACGATCCTTCCTACAGGTGAGGCCGGGAGACGGGGAGTCCACTAACCATCCTGCCCTCTCCTCAGTCTCCCTCATCTCTTCCTCAGTCTgcacttttttctctctccacaccTCAGTTCTCCCCATCCCTCTGCTTGAATCTCATGTTATGCTTGCTGTCAGTATCCCTTTTCCTGCCCTTTGTAGATTTGGCCTTACTCTCTCCTCTCCTCGGGGTCCCACTCGTTTTGTCCCTCAGATCTTGCCCTtcaccatttctttctctctgtcattCACATTCACTGCTCCTCCCTACCCCCTTGTCCCTGTCCAGACTGGACACAAAACCTACCACCAGGTCTCAGTAGGTAGCAGAAATTTGAACCAGCTTTGGAATCAGACCTAGCTCACAACAGGCACTCAAAGATATCTATCGAAAGAAGGAACAAATTCGCCATTTTTCAGTGCTTCCTCTGTATTTAGTCTCCAAATATCATCCCACTTGGATCTTATTCCTAAATCCATctgcatttatttcttattttacaattATTACTTCAAGAAATAGCAAGTTCCTTCAATGTGAGAGCCACTCCCTCAGTTCTGGGGATATAAGAGTGAAAAACCAGGTCAAAAATTTgcttttgtatattttgcattCTAGATGAGGAGATGAACAGGGGAAAAGTGAGCAAGTAAATAAACAAGCTCATTTCAGACACTGTTAAGTACATAAGGAAAGATCCATTAGGAAGAGAGACTGGAACAAATGAGGAATTGAGAATAAGTCAGGACTCTCACAGTGCCATTTCTTCTTCCCCATCCCACCTCTCAGCGTTACTGGGTGAATGACCAACATtgggttggccaggatggaccCATATTCCTGCATCTAGGGGGTGAGGGCAGCCTTGGGCCTGGCTCAGTGATGAGAGGTAAGAGGCAATGTTGGGGGAAAGGAGTTGGGATGCTGGTGGGGACCAGGAAGGGGAGCTGCATATTGCAATGCTGTGAGACCTGAGGAGTGAAAGGGCTTAAACTCAACTTGCAtctcacctccccaccccccacccataCACTCTTCACAGGCCATCCCGCAGCCTTGGCCCCAGCCTGGGGCGCCCTGGTGATAAGCCTGGAACACAGATTTTATGGCCTGAGTATACCTGCTGGAGGCCTGGAAATGGCCCAGCTCCGCTTCTTGTCCAGCCGCCTTGCGTGAGTGGAGGAAGGGAAAGTGTTTATGGTCAAAGGACAGGAATGTCTGTGCTTTGGCATCTCTGCATCTGTGTCTCTCTCCTCCACTGTCTGAAGTCAACCTCTGAGTCTCTGgttccctctgttttcttctgtgtttcatagggtcttgttttttctctttccatttctggGTCTCTGACTCTCCctatctgtctttctcttatCCTGTGTTCTTTCTATTTCTGCGTCTCTGTCTGAAGTAAGCCACTGTATCACTGTGCAGACCACCAGCATTCCTTACCTGGATTACGGCCACAGCATTCTCACCATTTTTCCTGCTCTGCCCTTGACTTCCAGGTGGAAATCAGAGTAATTCTGTTAGAGCATAAACCAGGACATGATCCTCCCTGGCTTAAGTCCCTCAGACATCTTCTGTATTGCTTCAGAAGTAAAGCAATTTTGACTGTATTTGACTTCAGAGTAAAGTCAAAGCTTTTACAGTCGCCATGGAGTCCAGTGGGTTTTGGCCTCTAGTTAACTCTGACCTATACTCTCTCACTTTCACTGGGCTCCAGCTACATTGAAGTCCTCACTGTCCTCCAGACTTACACGCACATTCCTGCCTTGAGCCTTTGAACTCATCCCTCTGCATGGCGTGGCCTTCCCCTAGATGTTTTTAtgcctctcaccccagcctccttcAGTGCATCTCACTCCTATTAACGACCGCCACCATTTTTCCAACTTTACTTCacctgctttttgtttctttcatctgCTTTATTCTTACAGAACTtagctttttctttcctcattggtatctctgtctgtgtctgtaaCAGTCTGTTTGCCTGTCTCATTTTCTCCGTCTCTGTATCTACATCTGTGCCTCTttgtctccatctctgtctctctgcatcTTAATCTTTTCTACAAGCGAAACGGTTTTCTAACTGCAACAGGATGGTACCAACTGCAAGCCATTCAGAAAGGTTAGGGAAGAAAGAAAGCCcttgggaggagaaagaggatgtTAGACATATCCAAACTTCACTCTCCATTTCTCTTTGTGTCTGTTCTCTCTCCCAATACCTTGCAACTCATCAGGTTAGgacccctccttctcctcttagTAGCCCTCCTTGAGTGCCCTCAACCCTTCCCTACATTTGTCAGGTTTTCATCTAAACTGACTTGGAAATTTTTCCTCTCCTACCTAAAACGAGAAGGGAAAGAGGGTGGTGGCTTTCTAGAAAGTGGACGAGGACAGGGTCTCCCTTGGCCTAGGCACACATGTTCTGGGAAGTGTATGTGGCTTGGAGAACACTTGGAAACACGTCATGAGAAAACGGCCCTGGTTTCTGGCCAGATTCACCCATTCATGTCTCTGGATCCGGGTTTCCCCCAGAATGGGGAAATCTTCAGGGATTCCCAGCGATGAGGACCGACCGAGTCCCCCCTTTGACCCTAGGCTGGCTGATGTGGTCTCTGCCCGCCTGGCACTTTCCCGCCTCTTTAACatctcctcctccagcccctggatCTGCTTCGGAGGCTCCTATGCCGGCTCCTTGGCCGCCTGGGCCCGGCTGAAGGTCCTGCGACTCCTCCGggtgggctggggggagggaaCTCGGACTCCAGGGCCCCAGTCTCAGATAATAGGAATACCCTCCCACCACGCCCCTACCTTCCTCCCGCGCCCAAAGAATTTTGCACAAGCTGTCCTCACAAGAGCCCGAGATTACACAGCGAGTAAGTGACACAGAGGCAGAAAGATATGCGATTCCAACCCCTCAGCCCGCAGGCTGACGGCGTCTCCTCCCTTAGTTCCCCCATCTCATTTTCGCGTCGGTCGCCTCCTCCGCCCCGGTGCGGGCCGTGCTGGATTTCTCCGAGTATAATGACGTAAGGATGGCGGGCAGCAGGTGCGGGACGGGGAGGGGTCCCAGCGGGCGGAGTCCCTTGACACTTCCGGATACCTTCCTCTGCGGTCCGCCCACAGGTGGTATCCCGAAGCCTAATGAGCACCGCGATCGGCGGGTCCCTGgaggtaggaggtggggcctagtcCGAGGGGGACTGGGAGGGAAAAGAGGCCTCGGATGCCAGGGAAGAGGAGGCCAGAGAAGGGCGAAACCTGCAACGTGGCGGGGTCTAAGGAAGGTCGGAGCTCGGGGGAATACGCAGGTTTTGGAAGAAGGCGGGAGCTGACGAAGAGGAGGGGCACCAGGAAAAGAGGCGCTCCCCAGAGAGGGCGGGGTTTGGGCAGGGACAATCCTATCCGGAGGTGAGGCTCAAGGTGGGGCGGGGCCACAATGGAGGACGGGGCCTGCAGGGAAGACCCGAGAAGGAGGGCTGCGAGGCAGGGGATTGGGGGCGGGGGCCTGGGGGCGGGGGCCTGGGCCAAGAGCTAGGTCTGCACCCTCTGAGTCCCGCTAGGGGAAAGTGGGGAACCCAAGGAGGACGCAGGTCCTGGGTAGGGAAAGCCGAGGCCCAGCCTAAGTCTTGGCGGACATCGCCTCTTGCTTCCCACAGTGCCGGGCGGCGGTGTCCGTCGCCTTCGCTGAAGTGGAGCGGCGGCTGCGCTCGGGTGGGGCGGCTCAAGCAGCATTGCGGACGGAGCTGAGCGCTTGCGGGCCCCTGGGCCGCGCTGAAAACCAGGCGGAGCTGTTGGGGGCGCTGCAGGCACTGGTGGGAGGTGTAGTGCAGTATGATGGGCAGACGGGAGCGCCGCTAAGCGTGCGACAGCTCTGCGGACTTCTCCTCGGGGGCGGGGGCAACCGCAGCCACTCCACGCCCTACTGCGGGCTTCGTCGGGCGG is part of the Homo sapiens chromosome 6, GRCh38.p14 Primary Assembly genome and encodes:
- the PRSS16 gene encoding thymus-specific serine protease isoform 1 (isoform 1 is encoded by transcript variant 1), yielding MAVWLAQWLGPLLLVSLWGLLAPASLLRRLGEHIQQFQESSAQGLGLSLGPGAAALPKVGWLEQLLDPFNVSDRRSFLQRYWVNDQHWVGQDGPIFLHLGGEGSLGPGSVMRGHPAALAPAWGALVISLEHRFYGLSIPAGGLEMAQLRFLSSRLALADVVSARLALSRLFNISSSSPWICFGGSYAGSLAAWARLKFPHLIFASVASSAPVRAVLDFSEYNDVVSRSLMSTAIGGSLECRAAVSVAFAEVERRLRSGGAAQAALRTELSACGPLGRAENQAELLGALQALVGGVVQYDGQTGAPLSVRQLCGLLLGGGGNRSHSTPYCGLRRAVQIVLHSLGQKCLSFSRAETVAQLRSTEPQLSGVGDRQWLYQTCTEFGFYVTCENPRCPFSQLPALPSQLDLCEQVFGLSALSVAQAVAQTNSYYGGQTPGANKVLFVNGDTDPWHVLSVTQALGSSESTLLIRTGSHCLDMAPERPSDSPSLRLGRQNIFQQLQTWLKLAKESQIKGEV
- the PRSS16 gene encoding thymus-specific serine protease isoform X1 yields the protein MAVWLAQWLGPLLLVSLWGLLAPASLLRRLGEHIQQFQESSAQGLGLSLGPGAAALPKVGWLEQLLDPFNVSDRRSFLQRYWVNDQHWVGQDGPIFLHLGGEGSLGPGSVMRGHPAALAPAWGALVISLEHRFYGLSIPAGGLEMAQLRFLSSRLALADVVSARLALSRLFNISSSSPWICFGGSYAGSLAAWARLKVVSRSLMSTAIGGSLECRAAVSVAFAEVERRLRSGGAAQAALRTELSACGPLGRAENQAELLGALQALVGGVVQYDGQTGAPLSVRQLCGLLLGGGGNRSHSTPYCGLRRAVQIVLHSLGQKCLSFSRAETVAQLRSTEPQLSGVGDRQWLYQTCTEFGFYVTCENPRCPFSQLPALPSQLDLCEQVFGLSALSVAQAVAQTNSYYGGQTPGANKVLFVNGDTDPWHVLSVTQALGSSESTLLIRTGSHCLDMAPERPSDSPSLRLGRQNIFQQLQTWLKLAKESQIKGEV
- the PRSS16 gene encoding thymus-specific serine protease isoform X3, whose protein sequence is MAVWLAQWLGPLLLVSLWGLLAPASLLRRLGEHIQQFQESSAQGLGLSLGPGAAALPKVGWLEQLLDPFNVSDRRSFLQRYWVNDQHWVGQDGPIFLHLGGEGSLGPGSVMRGHPAALAPAWGALVISLEHRFYGLSIPAGGLEMAQLRFLSSRLALADVVSARLALSRLFNISSSSPWICFGGSYAGSLAAWARLKFPHLIFASVASSAPVRAVLDFSEYNDVVSRSLMSTAIGGSLEIVLHSLGQKCLSFSRAETVAQLRSTEPQLSGVGDRQWLYQTCTEFGFYVTCENPRCPFSQLPALPSQLDLCEQVFGLSALSVAQAVAQTNSYYGGQTPGANKVLFVNGDTDPWHVLSVTQALGSSESTLLIRTGSHCLDMAPERPSDSPSLRLGRQNIFQQLQTWLKLAKESQIKGEV
- the PRSS16 gene encoding thymus-specific serine protease isoform X4, with the translated sequence MAVWLAQWLGPLLLVSLWGLLAPASLLRRLGEHIQQFQESSAQGLGLSLGPGAAALPKVGWLEQLLDPFNVSDRRSFLQRYWVNDQHWVGQDGPIFLHLGGEGSLGPGSVMRGHPAALAPAWGALVISLEHRFYGLSIPAGGLEMAQLRFLSSRLALADVVSARLALSRLFNISSSSPWICFGGSYAGSLAAWARLKFPHLIFASVASSAPVRAVLDFSEYNDVVSRSLMSTAIGGSLEIVLHSLGQKCLSFSRAETVAQLRSTEPQLSGVGDRQWLYQTCTEFGFWDTDPWHVLSVTQALGSSESTLLIRTGSHCLDMAPERPSDSPSLRLGRQNIFQQLQTWLKLAKESQIKGEV
- the PRSS16 gene encoding thymus-specific serine protease isoform X2; this encodes MAVWLAQWLGPLLLVSLWGLLAPASLLRRLGEHIQQFQESSAQGLGLSLGPGAAALPKVGWLEQLLDPFNVSDRRSFLQRYWVNDQHWVGQDGPIFLHLGGEGSLGPGSVMRGHPAALAPAWGALVISLEHRFYGLSIPAGGLEMAQLRFLSSRLALADVVSARLALSRLFNISSSSPWICFGGSYAGSLAAWARLKFPHLIFASVASSAPVRAVLDFSEYNDVVSRSLMSTAIGGSLECRAAVSVAFAEVERRLRSGGAAQAALRTELSACGPLGRAENQAELLGALQALVGGVVQYDGQTGAPLSVRQLCGLLLGGGGNRSHSTPYCGLRRAVQIVLHSLGQKCLSFSRAETVAQLRSTEPQLSGVGDRQWLYQTCTEFGFWDTDPWHVLSVTQALGSSESTLLIRTGSHCLDMAPERPSDSPSLRLGRQNIFQQLQTWLKLAKESQIKGEV